One segment of bacterium DNA contains the following:
- a CDS encoding DUF4159 domain-containing protein has product MNRAGITNEPVGSEQTSRFTIARIKYGGGGDWYGNKTALNNLLRYLKEQTNIVTGNSETFVELSDIKLFDYSFLYMAGHGNVKFSDADVKNLRTHLTHGGFLWCDDDYGIDKFFRREMKKVFPELEFVPIPFSHPLYHIYYNFPNGLPKIHEHDGGAPEAFGLFWKGRLVCFYSKNTDISDGLEGPDVFPEDGIEKHQQALKIATNIVVYALTY; this is encoded by the coding sequence ATGAACCGGGCAGGTATCACAAATGAACCAGTCGGTAGCGAACAAACGAGCAGGTTTACAATTGCCCGAATCAAATACGGCGGAGGAGGAGATTGGTACGGTAACAAGACGGCGTTGAACAATCTATTACGATATCTGAAAGAGCAAACCAATATTGTTACCGGCAACAGCGAAACTTTTGTTGAACTGTCGGACATCAAGTTATTCGATTATTCTTTTCTGTATATGGCGGGACATGGAAATGTCAAATTTTCAGATGCCGATGTGAAAAATTTACGAACGCATCTGACTCATGGCGGATTCCTTTGGTGCGATGACGACTACGGAATAGATAAGTTTTTTAGACGCGAAATGAAGAAAGTTTTTCCTGAACTTGAATTTGTTCCAATACCTTTCTCTCATCCTTTATATCATATTTATTATAATTTTCCGAACGGACTTCCCAAGATTCATGAACACGATGGCGGCGCACCCGAAGCATTTGGTTTGTTCTGGAAGGGACGTTTGGTTTGCTTCTATTCCAAAAACACCGATATCAGCGACGGGCTGGAAGGGCCGGACGTTTTTCCCGAGGATGGAATAGAAAAACATCAACAGGCGCTTAAAATAGCGACGAATATTGTAGTGTATGCTTTAACTTACTAA
- a CDS encoding cytochrome C assembly protein yields the protein MKSTVLDRVFDGVILCLMLVALYFVFIWVPNEKTMGIIQRIFYFHVPAAWVAFLAFGIVFAASIAYLVSRNDHWDLIAAISAELGLVFCSIMLITGPIWAKPVWGIWWTWDPRLTLALVLWLIYVAYVMLRIYIDDEGKRARLSAVVGIIGFLDVPLVYMSIRWWRTQHPAAVMGGGEKSGLAPEMMLTFVICLVTFTALFFYLLQKRYGIEKAEQEINELYKKIGDRD from the coding sequence ATGAAATCGACAGTACTTGACAGAGTATTTGACGGTGTGATATTATGTTTGATGTTAGTTGCTCTGTACTTTGTTTTTATCTGGGTTCCGAACGAAAAAACAATGGGAATCATTCAACGAATATTCTATTTTCACGTGCCGGCTGCGTGGGTTGCGTTCCTGGCTTTCGGAATTGTATTTGCTGCGAGTATAGCATACTTGGTCAGCCGTAATGACCATTGGGATCTCATTGCGGCGATAAGCGCTGAGTTGGGGCTTGTTTTTTGTTCCATCATGTTGATCACAGGTCCGATATGGGCCAAGCCGGTTTGGGGGATTTGGTGGACATGGGATCCGCGACTGACGCTGGCGCTTGTACTGTGGCTGATTTACGTTGCATACGTAATGTTGAGGATCTACATTGACGACGAAGGCAAACGCGCCCGACTATCGGCCGTCGTGGGTATCATTGGTTTTCTTGACGTGCCGTTGGTATACATGTCGATCCGTTGGTGGCGTACTCAGCATCCTGCGGCCGTGATGGGCGGCGGAGAAAAGTCGGGTCTTGCGCCCGAAATGATGCTGACCTTTGTTATTTGCTTAGTAACTTTTACTGCGCTGTTCTTTTATTTGCTTCAGAAGCGGTATGGCATTGAAAAAGCCGAGCAGGAGATCAATGAACTTTATAAAAAAATCGGAGATCGTGATTGA
- a CDS encoding PorV/PorQ family protein, which yields MLRFVILIIFIGFSSSYAGESGYQFLRVGVPAKATGLGDTYVSQFGDVNTFMYNPAGLSKLSHRQFSAGYMNHILDIGSGYAAYAQPYKDIGVFGAGLVYFGYGDFQGYDASGYETSSFSSSDYALSLFYARQLKENVHFGATVKIIRSAIENYSSGAVAVDLGAIYVLQQYDMQLGASLLNAGFATHAFLDHKEKLPLSLQLGVSRKWNFTTFGLNLSDLNLPGNRLKRFAVSAEADPWEKISMRIGYNLQRKSELDLKGSGFLNGAAGLSAGLGFKHQNYVFDYSFSSWGIGAVNRFSLTVNL from the coding sequence ATGTTACGATTCGTCATATTAATAATTTTTATAGGCTTTTCTTCATCATACGCAGGTGAAAGCGGATATCAATTTTTACGTGTAGGCGTTCCGGCCAAGGCGACGGGGCTGGGTGACACATATGTGTCTCAATTTGGCGATGTGAATACCTTCATGTATAATCCTGCCGGTCTATCTAAACTTTCCCATAGGCAATTTTCCGCCGGCTATATGAACCATATCCTTGACATTGGATCCGGTTATGCAGCCTACGCGCAGCCGTATAAAGATATCGGCGTATTCGGAGCAGGGCTTGTCTATTTCGGTTATGGGGACTTTCAAGGTTATGATGCCTCGGGTTATGAGACCAGCAGTTTTTCTTCCAGCGATTATGCTCTTAGTTTGTTCTATGCGCGTCAGCTGAAAGAAAATGTTCATTTCGGCGCGACGGTAAAGATCATTCGATCTGCTATTGAAAACTATTCATCCGGAGCGGTCGCTGTGGATCTCGGAGCCATTTATGTTTTGCAGCAATACGATATGCAGCTCGGCGCAAGTCTTTTGAATGCCGGATTCGCGACTCATGCATTTCTTGACCACAAAGAAAAGCTCCCTCTTAGTTTGCAATTGGGCGTTTCGAGGAAATGGAATTTCACCACATTCGGCTTGAATCTGTCAGACTTAAACTTGCCGGGTAACAGGCTGAAAAGATTTGCCGTCAGCGCCGAAGCCGATCCCTGGGAGAAAATAAGCATGCGCATCGGTTATAATCTGCAACGCAAAAGCGAGCTGGATCTGAAAGGATCCGGTTTTCTTAACGGCGCAGCAGGCCTGTCCGCCGGCTTAGGCTTCAAACACCAGAACTACGTATTTGATTATTCATTCTCTTCATGGGGCATCGGCGCTGTTAACCGATTTTCTTTGACTGTAAATTTATAG
- a CDS encoding adenylate/guanylate cyclase domain-containing protein, translating into MANSIRQYHKKLWITAIVLFSALLGYMLSQSFSFQNIEHAGIDLLFTTRPKPAEVPETIVVMIDEKSYAEEFGYYDPLPRRYIARLIDTLAAKGAKTIALDIAFYDKLDMLDPNGDSILVKSMKRAGNVIAVSIWYPQEDGTLKNQMPHPFFMSGLKGVGYANLQIYGSGVLSSVRAVRPIQKMGDGEIILSFSALAYCEIMDLQKEKFVEAVENRKWDIVPPIPLDGQGNMIINYVGPPATWIKQPNGEWTQNKEGTINTYRSSKITGEESSQWPEDFLKDKLVIVGNGSEFAVDRFITPFYNNAQNNWMYGAEVHANAFLTLLNKRFLEKSSPTVTFAIALLFCFLMVWATVRFGFMGEIGVAWVLLIFTWGLSYYLFAEKGIWFPAWSITIAVIFAYFSTSIYQAFTEEKNKKQIKSMFSRYAPPAYVDALVKDPSKLELGGEEKEISILFSDIEGFTTISESLSPRKLIEMLNDYLNTMTHLIFNQGGSLDKYIGDAIVAVFGAPLPQNEHALHACYAALDMQKALIEFRKRTMEMGLPAVRSRVGINTGNVVFGNIGSDIRYDYTGIGDHMNLASRLEGANKEYGTYIMISEFTYHQVRERVIVRDLDLIVVKGKSKPVKVFELIGRANEPLPEAARKLVEFYQEGIMLYRQQNWNEAVRKFEQALTYSHTDEPSKLYITRCKELISNPPGADWDGSYHMTSK; encoded by the coding sequence ATGGCGAACTCTATTCGGCAATATCACAAAAAACTATGGATTACGGCAATTGTGTTGTTTTCAGCATTGCTTGGATACATGTTATCTCAAAGCTTCAGTTTCCAGAATATCGAGCATGCCGGAATTGATTTACTCTTTACGACGCGACCCAAGCCGGCTGAAGTACCGGAGACCATCGTTGTTATGATCGATGAGAAATCGTATGCGGAGGAATTCGGTTATTATGATCCATTGCCTCGCCGTTACATTGCGCGGCTCATAGACACACTTGCCGCCAAAGGCGCAAAAACGATCGCTCTCGATATTGCTTTTTATGATAAACTGGATATGCTTGACCCTAATGGGGACTCGATACTGGTCAAGTCTATGAAACGCGCCGGCAATGTTATTGCCGTATCGATCTGGTATCCGCAGGAGGACGGCACTTTGAAAAATCAGATGCCGCATCCGTTTTTTATGTCCGGATTAAAGGGAGTAGGTTACGCGAATCTCCAGATTTACGGATCCGGTGTGCTGTCCAGTGTGCGCGCAGTTCGTCCCATCCAAAAAATGGGAGATGGGGAAATCATTTTATCTTTTTCTGCGCTCGCATATTGCGAGATCATGGATCTTCAAAAAGAGAAATTTGTCGAAGCAGTTGAAAATAGAAAATGGGATATTGTTCCGCCAATACCGCTTGACGGACAGGGCAATATGATTATCAATTATGTGGGGCCGCCGGCGACGTGGATCAAACAGCCGAACGGAGAATGGACGCAGAATAAAGAAGGAACAATTAACACTTATCGAAGCAGCAAGATAACCGGCGAAGAATCTAGCCAGTGGCCGGAGGATTTTTTGAAAGACAAGCTCGTGATTGTTGGAAACGGGTCGGAATTTGCAGTCGATCGGTTCATAACTCCATTTTACAACAATGCACAAAACAACTGGATGTACGGAGCCGAAGTTCACGCAAACGCCTTTCTTACTTTGCTTAACAAGCGTTTCCTTGAAAAAAGTTCACCGACGGTGACTTTCGCAATTGCATTATTATTCTGTTTTTTAATGGTGTGGGCTACTGTTCGATTTGGTTTTATGGGTGAAATTGGCGTTGCATGGGTGTTGCTCATATTTACTTGGGGATTGAGCTATTATCTTTTTGCCGAAAAGGGGATTTGGTTCCCTGCCTGGAGCATAACCATCGCCGTTATTTTTGCATATTTTTCCACATCGATATACCAGGCCTTTACCGAAGAGAAAAATAAGAAACAAATTAAGAGTATGTTCTCGCGATATGCACCACCGGCCTATGTGGATGCGCTTGTCAAAGATCCTTCTAAACTGGAGCTCGGCGGCGAGGAAAAAGAGATCAGTATTCTTTTTTCAGACATTGAAGGTTTTACGACTATCTCTGAGTCATTATCACCAAGAAAATTGATCGAAATGCTGAATGATTATCTCAATACCATGACGCATCTGATTTTCAATCAGGGCGGCAGTCTGGACAAATATATCGGTGACGCTATTGTGGCCGTTTTTGGTGCGCCTTTACCTCAAAATGAACACGCACTGCACGCCTGCTATGCAGCTCTGGATATGCAGAAAGCGCTGATTGAATTTCGTAAGAGAACCATGGAAATGGGATTGCCGGCTGTACGGAGCCGTGTCGGTATTAATACCGGTAATGTCGTTTTCGGAAACATCGGTTCTGATATCCGTTACGATTATACCGGTATCGGGGATCATATGAATTTGGCTTCACGTCTGGAAGGGGCAAATAAAGAATACGGAACGTACATCATGATCAGTGAATTCACATATCATCAGGTGCGTGAACGCGTGATTGTCCGTGATCTGGACTTGATCGTTGTCAAGGGAAAGAGTAAGCCTGTAAAAGTTTTTGAACTGATAGGAAGAGCAAATGAACCGTTGCCTGAAGCGGCTCGTAAGCTTGTTGAGTTTTACCAGGAAGGAATCATGTTGTACCGTCAGCAGAATTGGAATGAAGCGGTCAGAAAATTTGAACAGGCGCTCACGTATTCACATACGGACGAACCGTCAAAGTTGTATATAACAAGGTGCAAGGAACTGATTTCTAATCCTCCGGGCGCCGACTGGGATGGGTCTTACCATATGACGAGTAAATAA
- the lpxB gene encoding lipid-A-disaccharide synthase: MNKISELSIILLAGESSGDLYGGLLAKSILKLSPQARLSGVGGEAMRKAGVSLDCTISELSIMGVSEVLLHIPRLLLLRKRLVDHIFDSGASLLILIDFPDFNLSVAKKIFQRKKRLGLTSPRIYYFVPPQVWLWRKRRISKIRQLCDGVFPLFSFEHDLYTQHGIKSFYAGHPINDIVLRDQYCQNISENQASNTTAGLFPGSRLQEIANILPIMLNAILEFDKTWNTNRKSISVLISRCGWIAEDIYSDIIHRTGMPARFSISLIPHSYEIMERSDVILAKSGTVNLEIALFGKPFIVIYKTSLLTWLIAKFLLRIHHISLINILSAKVIVKEFVQYQANPSSIAVEMNGILTDSEYRANMIKQLTEFSDVHTRRRPDSVTDEIAQFILNDIK; this comes from the coding sequence ATGAATAAAATTTCAGAACTGTCCATCATACTACTTGCAGGAGAATCCTCCGGCGACTTGTACGGCGGGCTGCTCGCAAAATCAATTCTAAAACTCTCCCCGCAAGCCCGTTTAAGCGGCGTTGGCGGCGAAGCTATGCGGAAAGCCGGAGTTTCGCTTGACTGCACTATCTCCGAACTTTCCATCATGGGTGTCAGTGAAGTCCTCCTTCACATCCCACGGCTTTTATTGCTTCGAAAGCGCCTCGTCGATCACATTTTCGATTCCGGCGCATCGCTCCTTATTCTAATCGATTTTCCTGATTTTAATCTCAGTGTTGCCAAGAAGATCTTTCAGCGAAAAAAACGTCTTGGACTAACTTCTCCCAGAATTTACTATTTCGTTCCTCCGCAAGTGTGGCTCTGGAGAAAAAGGAGAATCAGTAAAATCAGACAACTATGTGATGGCGTTTTTCCTCTATTTTCCTTCGAACACGACTTGTATACGCAGCACGGAATCAAAAGTTTTTATGCCGGACACCCCATCAACGATATTGTTTTACGAGATCAATATTGTCAAAACATAAGTGAAAATCAAGCAAGCAATACCACTGCCGGATTGTTTCCAGGAAGCCGGCTGCAAGAAATTGCAAATATCTTGCCGATTATGCTCAATGCGATCCTCGAATTTGATAAAACATGGAACACAAACAGGAAAAGCATCTCCGTTCTAATAAGCCGGTGCGGATGGATTGCTGAAGATATTTACTCTGACATCATTCACCGGACGGGTATGCCCGCAAGATTTTCTATTAGCCTTATACCTCATTCATATGAGATCATGGAGCGCTCCGATGTTATTCTCGCTAAGTCGGGAACGGTTAATCTCGAAATCGCTCTCTTCGGGAAACCATTTATTGTCATTTATAAAACTTCTTTGCTGACCTGGCTTATTGCCAAATTTCTTCTGCGAATTCACCATATTTCTCTTATTAATATTTTATCCGCTAAAGTAATTGTTAAAGAGTTTGTTCAGTATCAGGCCAATCCCTCTTCCATCGCTGTTGAGATGAACGGTATACTGACCGATAGTGAATATAGAGCAAATATGATAAAACAATTGACGGAATTTTCTGACGTTCATACCCGCCGTCGCCCTGACTCAGTTACTGATGAAATTGCTCAATTTATTTTGAACGATATAAAATAA